Within Acanthochromis polyacanthus isolate Apoly-LR-REF ecotype Palm Island chromosome 3, KAUST_Apoly_ChrSc, whole genome shotgun sequence, the genomic segment tgaactagaaaatctttttccacaaatgttacaaacatatggtttctcacctgtgtgacatctcatgtgggcagtcaaatggGTCCGTCGAATAAAGCCTTTTTTACAGGTTCCACAaacatacggcttctcacctgtgtgatatTTCAAGTGTTCAGTCAAAGAGCTCcgctgactgaagctttttccacaggtttcacaagaatatggcttctcacctgtgtgggttctgtgatgtttgattaaatttgatttacgactaaaagcttttccacagaccTCGCATGTTGTACATTTTCttgccttgtcattatcacactgtctcgctgatgttggagcattgtctacatcattactgtgactgttgttactctgatgtcttggtttctgctcgatacatctagttgatcctgagtctacatccttgtttccttcctgatctgggctctcagctacacaagagatgtgaaacaggagctgatcactgtttggttttggttcactgtggtcactttcctcatcagcaggagtcacctcaaaggtatcagtctcctgtttcaatccaattaactcttcctcctgactggagcagagttcatcctgttccactttaatttgtggtaaccctgggtttgattggtccagactggtgcacaattcttcctgttccattttaatttgagaaatctctgggtttgattggtcctgactggtgcagagttcctcctgctgatctttaatccgtagaggctctgggtcctcatggtccaccatggagtttttctcctggtcatggggctgatggtcaacaacagtcttctcattctcacagacataagactgtgggagctctggaggaacaaagagacaaaagataatggttactactgtgatgatgagagaacacacatctgtcactttgtccaggactggctgtctccAACAAATTCAGCTCAACAGTTGAATGTTTGACGCAAAAAGAATATGATGGTTTATAATAGAAGTCTTTGAgccatgaaacagcagcaggaatgatacaagcatctccaaatgactgaacatttctatgaacacgttgttccacagtggatacaggatcacaaagttctaatggtaaacaccactgggtacttttctacacaccacacagacaggtttgatggggatccattaaaatctgtctgaataaagctgctgtcctcttcagccttcaaacctgtcaggacatttggattttaatgttattcttattttgctgctggttactgtactgttgatttgactcatcagtgaaacccaacatgttaatagtggaatgcagttgaacacattacttctatactctctaactctgtacgtgcgctttctttagatcatgaatgatctctatacatggaattatgtctctggactgaaatgatggaatgactgagtcctctgccagttttattaataaactgtttgataacacagtgcagttgctgtcagtgtggagtagttcagataaacacttccagcacctctgaacaggaaactttggttcttgcttccagggtcaatcaacacaacgatcacgtttttaaaactccacacaGCATCAACTAACAGACTCCATATTATGAGCCCATTCTCTCTTCCTCACAGTGTGTCTCAGTTCATCtgaacacttcatgatgttctacatgctagaagtggaattcttcaccatcaaaacacagacacacctaTGGGTtgtaaggggatgtgtggtttccagatgacatccagcagtctgcgctgacgatcgatctcctcctggtactggacgatggttttttcaaactctgagaatatttctccagcagcagcagctagtctgtcgctgatcaactctctcagatactcaactaaacacatcgttactttaacgctctgatatttctcattcatactataatacagccgttttacagctcagtccacacagcagtgaagctaactctgctcatgcttttttgtttacatccgccgggtgtcacactgtgaagttccggcagaaacactgagttactttcttcttcctcattgaatAAGGCAGACAAGACGCATCACTGGCGTATTGCTGCCACTTACTGGATGTTACTCATCGTCCTGAGAGAATCCTCCATATTTTCTTATgcagtcctgtggtcatgagaaagttcagaagtttcttcatatttgtccactcctccatgttaagtagaaagcaaagattaaaaacagttcgtccagctgctcctagtctctaatgtttcttctgttggcatgagtagagcttacacttaagaagaacatttctcacagttgagtcattccatctcatttcaacaaatctgaggaaattttgttgcatgacctcctctgatcatctccaaactttttttttaactatcccaacataagaatagattacttgcaaagttttaacatcatatgattgctatttgctaagttataaaatatttaaatccctatttttccactcggaaattgatatgttaggtagaaaggcttgatttaggaagataatactgggaactgactgatgatatagacttacaagtgatctgaagggttcaaacaccttaacaatagagcaggaaaaaaaatttggaatgaatatacccatttctctgtggtacagggcaatttaaaaatttggcgaaaatggcatttttcaagaatttaggcatttttttcacaaattttaataagtaacaaggttcatatgttataaaaatctcaaagtaccttaaaagttctctctaacctaaaaatatccaagagctagctagtctccttagacctcaaaacgatgcctatttatgaaacagactgaaaaacaccatacatatattggcacagaaaccaatgtgggacatggagtagaaacatgaaactttgtctgtataacaataaacatccgaataattgatatctgaagtatcaacattgtttcttgaatccttcatggccaatttaaccaagaaatgcactatgttttataggcgtttttttaggaattctaactaatatattgcagttaaaatgagttatattgccttaggtcccatgtaaaacatgtaatttgtccccaacttatcacaccactatttctgtcctttgaactgcttgaatttctctgaaatcaggccatcatctgcaccagatatgtggtactgtccaccacggcgtgttgaaggagcagtgattggacagaggatgtgggctgtaggcacccacactacgtcatcctttctaggccatgtgaacttcttgctgggaccttttgggtgcatgaatttcacttgcaaatcttcaaattcagctgataagtcaaatacgataccgaggctgtcctgagaatgcagtctgggagtgatgccatttcttcttattcagttactgtatgaaagaaaaaacaatgtctatataataattaacttcagatatgccctttgtaacttatactacgatgctgatgcttcagattcatctttcatctttagttggtcatgtaaatggttcctaaaaacaaaaacgaggatcaaaatgtatagtaaattgattcagcagttgctcatctttggcacaagaaacaaatatgaaagtaagttcacacatacttcacacatactagttcctccaaaaaaaatttgaaccgcgtaccatgtatcccacatgcactttttaatgcctaaagttaggctattttgggtctacacctgagttcaacagcctataaatcaataaataagctttattttaatgttttaaaacttttaccttatgcaactttcattagtaaagaagaaaattcattctttcaatgtcttttcacaagaataagtcctaaaatagaggcatgaaaaacccaaaataaagtcgcccatgaaataataaggatattttgggaaattccacagtccagtatttttttattttcattcatttctatacttttctcaccagaagggtaaaagttttggaaggggaaaaaattctgaccatgtaaaaggagtataaattgctttttttagtagtttaaaaccctaaaatcataggcgaggattaagtttggactgactatgggtattagattagatcattactgcttatactgtatgtttataaccataatactttgcatttgttcataaaattacccaaataaagcccaaaaaattttttgggaggatctgagaaagtggtgcaacaagcatttgttgaattgacatggaatgactcagtttctagttcaccacactcacagttcctatctctgtgcttcccaatcaaagccagtccacttttcagactgcagtgtctgagtctTAGCCAAGTTAGAACGATTGAGTCTCTTCTTGCACCACTGAAGTGCCTTCTTACTTTTCCCATTTTACCTTGAAGAGCAAAATCagtccccctcttcttttgtttcttaaaaagtcaaagcatttcttcctcagactgactttaaaagcacgtgtttggagagattgatagagctggaatgaaaatgtctttggggaaatcagcggctccagatggacttacaGCCAACTTTGATCCCTTTTTCTGGGCTGATATTagagaatgactgtttgaagcattcaaagaagctttcaatcagggagtcacactcattttagttcaggttccacatttagcccattttgatctcaagtgggccggaccgctttttactacaggatcaaaaccacaaaagtcagattaaaaaagacaaaaaatgagacaaaaaccagacaaaatattgtgaaaatgagacagaaaaggacaaaagaacaatctagtgtttgactttgtgatcatggtctagaaatgattttaaatggatactttgactcatttacaatctgcagttcatgtcttctctggaatttggacactttgatgatgattgatggattgtgctcatttggtagaggatgctgcttttacactctttctacattcattgaaagcttctgacaagcttcaacaccactttatttgacattcactgcattattttggatggaaaattcattcatatgctctcaatgttgtccagcagaattccttcaatgtggaactactagaagatgagatgttaacaggagcaaacaccaaggagacccatcagtcctctgctgtttattattagctctggatatcaaccctcctgttggctttatttacagcaccaaaaaacagggaaaaaaattcagaaattcagcaaaaaaattcaccaaatttatgaaaatgtgcaaaaaccttcaggaaaaaaaaatccaaaaattccttaaaagctttatttaaaataacaaaacaaaatccccctaatttggcaggaaaattcttgtaaatattttcaaaaaattagtaaacaTTCTCcataaaaattctaaaaatatctaaagtgattccttatttatcagtaaaacttctgatattttctttaagaacattcacataaaaatcaaccaaaatccagagaatttactggattttggtcgagttttatgtgaatgttctttggaaacatttcttctttttccaccaaaaatgttcaaaaatgtcccaaaaatgttaaaatgtggacatcagaagttttactgtgaaaatatttattattttccacattttcaaactttaaaacgacacgagagttaaaaataatgaactctaaaagcatttaataaggacacagtcagcagatgatccaacattattttaaagctgtgtgtattttccagaagcctcagggtttgattgaaactaaatgtgagatctgatccattcaccagaaaacacaaactttacttcagaatattccagtaaaaatgagctgaaacatttgggagaaactatcagtaaaatatgatcaacagggaaacttctaacattctgattgttggaaatcaattctaaaatccttgaagatctgcttccaaaggaatctttgatatttggtagaatattgaggacagaaatggaaggatttcaggatgaatttaccacaaaccacagaagagcacagaatcCTTTGGAAAGAGTGATCTAGATGTGATGAACTGACTGCCAAGTCCTCACACCTTAATCCCATCAGAAAGTTATGGAGATTTATGGCAAGAAAAGTTCATcatgatggaaaacagttcaaTAACAAGGATAAGCTGAAACATTAATGATTAAAGCACGAGACAGAATTGatgagaaaatgctgctttctctgattcagaaccaaaaaggtgaacagaagtGACTTTACATTATGGAGACAATAAATGATTAAGATCTGaactttttgttgacatttttaattctatttaatcAAATTTCAGACTATAAAGAAGAACTATATActcaaacaaaaatatacatattttagtagtgtgcagctcaaatgcttttagttcaagtgagcgtcagaggaacacagcacacttctcctccattcctcgggcatcttctcactatctaagatcctgttgaacaacccagtca encodes:
- the LOC127533433 gene encoding zinc finger protein 239-like, producing MNEKYQSVKVTMCLVEYLRELISDRLAAAAGEIFSEFEKTIVQYQEEIDRQRRLLDVIWKPHIPLQPIELPQSYVCENEKTVVDHQPHDQEKNSMVDHEDPEPLRIKDQQEELCTSQDQSNPEISQIKMEQEELCTSLDQSNPGLPQIKVEQDELCSSQEEELIGLKQETDTFEVTPADEESDHSEPKPNSDQLLFHISCVAESPDQEGNKDVDSGSTRCIEQKPRHQSNNSHSNDVDNAPTSARQCDNDKARKCTTCEVCGKAFSRKSNLIKHHRTHTGEKPYSCETCGKSFSQRSSLTEHLKYHTGEKPYVCGTCKKGFIRRTHLTAHMRCHTGEKPYVCNICGKRFSSSSAHNRHMAVHKMVKPYSCGTCGKSFSQRRSLTVHMRCHTGEKPYSCGTCGKSFKHSYQLKAHMRIHTAEKS